One genomic window of Acinetobacter sp. ANC 7912 includes the following:
- a CDS encoding recombinase family protein, with amino-acid sequence MTIHIYVRASTKDQDAERALDSLKEFASTIQDSVKEYVENESGTKLDRPVLNKLLDKAENGDTLLVESVDRLSRLKQDEFEVLKGRIKEKGLKLVVADLPTTHVLLNTDDTITSSILNLVNNLLIDLLATMARLDNEKRIERIKQGLERSGYKPTGKKADTAKHARIKELNNKGLTKEEIAKAVGCGVATVYRVLKG; translated from the coding sequence ATGACCATTCATATATATGTAAGAGCTAGTACAAAAGACCAAGATGCAGAGAGAGCATTAGATAGCCTTAAAGAGTTTGCTAGTACCATTCAAGACAGTGTTAAGGAATATGTAGAGAATGAATCAGGTACAAAGCTAGATAGACCTGTATTAAACAAGTTACTTGATAAGGCAGAGAATGGAGATACCTTATTAGTTGAGAGCGTAGACCGCTTATCACGTTTAAAACAAGATGAGTTTGAAGTATTGAAAGGACGTATAAAAGAGAAAGGATTGAAGCTAGTTGTAGCTGATCTGCCAACTACTCATGTACTACTGAATACAGACGATACAATTACAAGCTCTATCCTGAATCTAGTTAATAACCTATTAATTGATTTACTTGCTACTATGGCTCGATTAGACAATGAAAAGCGTATAGAACGTATTAAGCAAGGTTTAGAGAGAAGCGGATACAAGCCTACTGGAAAGAAAGCAGATACAGCTAAACATGCTAGAATTAAAGAGTTAAATAATAAAGGCTTAACAAAAGAAGAAATAGCAAAGGCTGTAGGGTGTGGTGTTGCTACTGTATATAGAGTTTTAAAGGGGTAG
- a CDS encoding plasmid replication DNA-binding protein: protein MSNISINQASKLFKVSRNTIYARIKKGDLTKNADGLVSVQDMMRVFGNKADKKATEQAVIQLLNNTDNIEQPIQQQSEQSKSSNEQLLQQQIEQLKLQVEQLEKQLEYVKANEAWLKQQLDQKLIEHKPQERKGLLSKIFG, encoded by the coding sequence ATGAGCAATATTTCTATTAACCAAGCAAGCAAACTGTTTAAGGTTAGCCGTAACACTATTTATGCTCGAATTAAGAAAGGTGATCTAACCAAGAATGCAGATGGTCTTGTTTCTGTTCAAGATATGATGCGTGTATTTGGAAATAAGGCAGACAAGAAAGCAACGGAACAAGCTGTCATTCAACTACTGAACAATACAGATAATATTGAACAGCCTATTCAGCAACAATCTGAACAATCTAAAAGCAGTAATGAACAGCTTTTACAGCAACAAATTGAACAACTAAAATTACAAGTTGAACAACTTGAAAAGCAACTGGAATACGTCAAAGCAAATGAAGCATGGCTTAAACAACAGTTAGATCAGAAGCTAATTGAACATAAGCCACAGGAACGAAAAGGACTACTTTCAAAAATATTTGGATAA
- a CDS encoding replication initiation protein, with amino-acid sequence MQQLTLDLAQITDRFPSKPYCSDDLQIGLQIRPKHLALLKRYIQPNHPYYTHFFVFDLDYPTAYVDYFYSMVGVPTPNLIVENPENGHAHYIYQLATPIYQTNASNDKPIKYANAVYLALRQVLNADINYSGLITKNAIHSSWRTHVLREQPYTLDQLSERLDLTPRQINKEIKIDEAVGLGRNCCVFHTVRHWAYVEVRKYRAKSFNQWLDGVIAQCCAVNAQFTDPMQYNEVKGIAKSIARWVWKRDGYAYQEFIDRQTRKGQLGGKAKGEAYNAKRKLAVRYKEKGMSYTEIADKLKVSRRSVIYWCK; translated from the coding sequence ATGCAACAATTAACATTAGACTTAGCACAAATTACAGACAGATTCCCAAGTAAGCCTTATTGCTCGGATGATCTTCAAATAGGTCTACAGATTCGACCTAAACATCTAGCATTGCTTAAACGCTATATTCAGCCTAATCATCCCTATTACACTCATTTCTTTGTCTTTGATTTGGATTATCCAACAGCCTACGTTGATTATTTCTATTCAATGGTAGGCGTACCTACTCCAAACTTGATTGTAGAGAATCCTGAGAACGGACATGCTCATTACATTTATCAATTAGCAACTCCGATCTATCAAACGAATGCAAGCAACGATAAACCAATTAAATATGCTAACGCCGTCTATTTGGCTCTCAGGCAAGTTTTGAATGCAGACATCAACTATAGTGGGCTTATAACTAAAAACGCCATACACAGCTCATGGCGTACTCATGTACTACGTGAACAACCTTATACACTTGATCAACTATCTGAACGCCTGGACTTAACACCTCGTCAAATCAATAAAGAAATTAAAATAGATGAAGCTGTGGGGCTTGGTCGCAATTGCTGTGTGTTCCATACAGTAAGGCATTGGGCTTATGTGGAAGTACGCAAATATCGGGCTAAGAGCTTTAATCAGTGGCTTGATGGTGTCATTGCTCAATGCTGTGCTGTGAATGCTCAATTCACTGACCCAATGCAGTACAACGAAGTTAAAGGCATTGCAAAATCAATTGCTCGTTGGGTGTGGAAACGAGATGGTTATGCATACCAAGAATTTATTGATCGTCAGACACGTAAAGGGCAGTTAGGAGGTAAAGCTAAAGGTGAAGCATATAACGCTAAACGTAAGCTAGCAGTGCGTTACAAGGAAAAAGGCATGAGCTATACAGAGATAGCAGACAAGCTAAAAGTATCTCGTAGATCGGTAATCTACTGGTGCAAATAG